The Prunus persica cultivar Lovell chromosome G8, Prunus_persica_NCBIv2, whole genome shotgun sequence genome includes a region encoding these proteins:
- the LOC18767481 gene encoding UDP-glycosyltransferase 74G1 isoform X2, with protein MEKGQIAYKAHCLVLPFPCQGHINPMLQFAKLLAHKGVKVTLVTTRYVHKTMYGSASSCIELGLETISDSYDEAGRGETSIDSYLESFREVGSKTLAELLEKLSSSGSPVDCVIYDAIMTWPLDIARKFGIAGAVFFTQSCAVENIYYHIHEGLLKLPLSVDQSRILLPGLPPLEPLDLPSFVYDFGSYPGFYQASLGQFSNVDKADWILFNTFYDLEEQVVDWLAKFWPLRTVGPTIPSKYLDERLEDDKEYGVNLFKSDNDACIKWLNERPKGSVAYVSFGSFAELGVEQMEDLARGLRRSKSNFLWVVRASEAAKVPKGFVEETLEKGLVVSWCPQMEVLAHEAVGCFVTHCGWNSTLEALSLGVPMLAMPQWTDQTTNAKFIMDVWKIGLTAPCDEKGLVRPEVVEHCISEIMEGARGKEMKINALKWKELAKKAVDEGGSSDKNIDEFISKLVQ; from the exons ATGGAGAAAGGACAGATAGCCTACAAAGCTCACTGCTTGGTCTTACCCTTTCCGTGCCAAGGCCACATTAATCCTATGCTCCAATTTGCCAAGCTTTTAGCTCACAAAGGAGTTAAAGTCACACTGGTCACTACCCGCTATGTCCACAAGACAATGTACGGGTCAGCATCGAGCTGCATAGAGCTGGGGCTGGAGACCATCTCCGATAGCTACGACGAAGCCGGGAGAGGAGAAACAAGCATAGATTCCTATTTGGAAAGCTTTCGGGAAGTAGGATCGAAAACTTTGGCTGAGCTCCTTGAGAAGCTTTCAAGCTCAGGGTCCCCAGTTGATTGTGTTATTTATGATGCTATCATGACTTGGCCTCTGGATATTGCCAGGAAGTTTGGAATAGCTGGGGCTGTTTTCTTCACACAATCTTGTGCTGTTGAAAACATCTACTACCATATCCACGAAGGACTTCTGAAACTTCCTCTTTCTGTTGATCAGTCTCGGATTTTGCTTCCCGGGTTGCCACCACTTGAACCTCTGGACTTGCCATCGTTTGTATACGATTTTGGGTCTTACCCGGGTTTTTACCAAGCGTCTTTGGGTCAGTTCTCCAATGTTGACAAAGCTGATTGGATCCTCTTCAACACATTTTATGACTTGGAAGAACAA GTGGTGGATTGGCTGGCTAAGTTTTGGCCACTGAGGACTGTTGGACCAACTATACCATCCAAGTACTTAGATGAGCGACTTGAAGATGACAAAGAATATGGAGTCAACCTCTTTAAATCAGACAATGATGCCTGCATCAAATGGCTAAACGAAAGGCCAAAAGGGTCTGTTGCTTATGTATCATTCGGCAGTTTCGCGGAACTTGGCGTTGAGCAAATGGAGGATCTTGCTCGGGGTTTGAGGAGGAGCAAAAGTAACTTCTTGTGGGTGGTCAGAGCATCAGAAGCAGCAAAGGTGCCAAAAGGATTCGTCGAGGAGACATTGGAGAAAGGTTTGGTGGTCTCATGGTGCCCCCAAATGGAGGTTTTGGCTCATGAGGCTGTTGGGTGCTTTGTTACACATTGTGGTTGGAACTCAACTTTGGAGGCTTTGAGTTTGGGGGTTCCAATGTTGGCAATGCCACAATGGACTGACCAAACAACCAATGCCAAGTTCATTATGGATGTGTGGAAAATAGGGCTCACAGCTCCATGTGATGAGAAAGGACTTGTGAGACCAGAAGTAGTGGAACATTGCATAAGTGAAATAATGGAGGGAGCGAGAgggaaagaaatgaaaatcaaCGCCCTCAAGTGGAAGGAGTTGGCTAAAAAGGCAGTGGATGAAGGTGGAAGTTCTGACAAAAACATTGATGAGTTCATTTCAAAGTTGGTTCAGTGA